The DNA sequence GCCGTGCTCGGGGCCTTGTTCGTCGTGGCCGCCGTGCGTGTCCTGCGCGAGCGCGAGGGGACCCGGGCGGCCAAGCAGATGTTCGCCTATTCGGTCCTGTACCTGTTCCTGATCTTCACGTTTCTGATCGTCGACCCGCTGGCGGCCGCCGGTGCCCTGCGGGCGGCCGCCCTGCCGGGCTGAGGAGGACTCCCATGTCCAATTCCGGCCCCGATCCCCGCCAGTCGCCCAGCCCCGCCGGTCGGTCCGTCGATGCGGACGCGCGGCGCCGACTGCGTGGCAAGAACATGGCCATGCTGTTGGTCCTGTTGGCCCTGGTCGCCCTGATCTATCTGGTCGCCATCGTCCGTATGAGCGGGGGCTGAGTGCCATGGATCCCAATCTGCACCGCCGCAACCTGCGTGTGATGGCCGGTCTGGTCCTGGTGGTCGCCGGCATGACCGGCCTGTCCTTTGCAGCCGTGCCGCTCTACGACCTGTTCTGCAAGGTGACCGGGTTCGGCGGCACCACCCAGGTGGCCCAGGCGGCACCGGGACAGGTGTCCGAGCGCACGGTGAAGGTCCGCTTCAACGCGGACGTGAACGGCGGCCTCAACTGGTCCTTCCGTCCCGCCGTGCGGGAGGTCGAGGTCCGTTTGGGCGAGCCCGCAACCGTCGAATACATCGCCAAGAACCTGTCGCGGCAGGCGGTCACCGGCACCGCGACCTACAACGTCACTCCGGAAAAGACCGGTGTCTACTTCTCCAAGGTCCAGTGCTTCTGCTTCACCGAGCAGCGGCTGGAGCCGGGCGAGGAGGTGCGCATGCCGGTCATGTTCTTCGTGGATCCCGAACTGGCGGACGACGTCCGCACGCAGGACGTGACCACGATCACGCTCTCCTATACGTTCTTCCGCGCCGCGTCCGACCAGGTCGCGGTGCGC is a window from the Azospirillaceae bacterium genome containing:
- a CDS encoding cytochrome c oxidase assembly protein; this encodes MDPNLHRRNLRVMAGLVLVVAGMTGLSFAAVPLYDLFCKVTGFGGTTQVAQAAPGQVSERTVKVRFNADVNGGLNWSFRPAVREVEVRLGEPATVEYIAKNLSRQAVTGTATYNVTPEKTGVYFSKVQCFCFTEQRLEPGEEVRMPVMFFVDPELADDVRTQDVTTITLSYTFFRAASDQVAVRTPAATAAGN